The following proteins are co-located in the Gossypium hirsutum isolate 1008001.06 chromosome A02, Gossypium_hirsutum_v2.1, whole genome shotgun sequence genome:
- the LOC107952010 gene encoding ABC transporter G family member 22 isoform X6 — MEGKQYSECQIQNFEDSKLAVTEKDPIMRIKQPGDEIQEGMHGCEEKTTSDTKSWSTGFLMNMESTVAEIDCVSIGVSSNDIDLSVLHPDGSSLPIMGKSSLSEADDEESESHTWKKLGFEPTLPICLKFEDVTYKVTVKGEKTPDANKYILHEITGLVHPGEVLALMGPSGGGKTTLLNLLSGRIKLDSGTITYNNQPYSKSLKWRIGFVLQDDVAFPHLTVKETLTYAALLRLPNTLTMQQKKERATCVISELGLERCQNTVVGGTFLRGISGGERKRVCIANEILLNPSLLLLDEPTSGLDSTTALQIVKMLRNIARSGKTVVTTIHQPSSRLFSKFDKLILLGKGSSLYFGKASDAMLYFSSMGCSPLIAMNPAEFLTDLANGNIKDKSVPSDLEDKFFPRNNSLDMKHGELSQVDVHEYLVEAYAVKEAKLGKTKLIKPLLIDAEPRMKARSSTMEWGATWWDQLSILFRRGLKERRHEYFSCIRITQVFSTAIVMGLLWWRSDASSPKGLQDQAGLLFFISVFWAFFPMFTAIFTFPQERVMLAKERSVGMYRLSAYLLARMISDLPLDLILPLVFLVIVYLMAGLKSTFTAFSLTMLTVFLSVVAAQGLGLTIGAAFMDVKKASTLASVIIMTSMLSGGFFIQKVPVFMSWVHHVSPLSKD, encoded by the exons ATGGAAGGAAAGCAGTACTCTGAGTGTCAAATTCAGAATTTCGAGGATTCAAAGTTGGCAGTGACTGAGAAGGATCCGATCATGAGGATTAAGCAGCCAGGAGATGAAATACAGGAAGGGATGCATGGCTGTGAGGAGAAAACAACAAGCGACACCAAGTCATGGAGCACCGGATTCTTGATGAATATGGAGAGCACGGTTGCTGAGATAGATTGTGTTAGTATAGGAGTTTCCAGCAATGATATAGACTTATCTGTCTTACATCCTGATGGCTCATCTCTACCAATTATGGgtaaat CGAGTCTGTCTGAGGCAGATGATGAAGAATCAGAATCGCACACTTGGAAGAAATTAGGATTCGAGCCTACATTACCAATATGTCTAAAG TTTGAAGATGTCACATACAAAGTAACAGTTAAAGGTGAGAAAACCCCCGATGCGAACAAGTACATACTTCATGAAATAACTGGATTGGTACATCCAGGAGAGGTTCTTGCTCTGATGGGACCATCAGGAGGTGGAAAGACAACTCTTCTTAATCTACTCAGTGGAAGAATAAAGTTGGATAGCGGTACCATTACTTACAATAATCAACCGTATTCCAAGTCACTCAAATGGAG GATTGGCTTTGTGCTCCAAGATGATGTTGCCTTCCCTCATCTTACAGTCAAGGAAACTCTAACATATGCGGCTCTGCTCCGTCTCCCAAATACCTTAACCATGCAGCAGAAGAAGGAAAGGGCTACTTGTGTCATTAGCGAGCTAGGCCTTGAAAG GTGCCAAAATACAGTGGTTGGTGGCACATTTTTGAGGGGAATTTCTGGTGGTGAAAGGAAAAGGGTCTGCATTGCCAATGAAATTCTTCTTAATCCATCACTTCTATTATTAGATGAACCAACTTCAGGTTTGGATTCAACAACTGCCCTTCAAATTGTTAAGATGTTACGAAACATTGCACGG TCTGGAAAGACAGTGGTGACTACAATACATCAGCCATCTAGTAGACTATTTAGTAAGTTTGACAAGCTGATTCTCTTGGGTAAAGGCAGTTCCTTGTACTTTGGCAAGGCTTCGGACGCCATGCTATATTTCTCTTCAATGGGCTGTTCTCCATTGATAGCCATGAATCCAGCAGAATTTCTTACTGATTTGGCAAATGGGAACATAAAAGACAAATCAGTTCCATCAGATTTGGAAGACAAGTTTTTCCCTAGAAACAACAGCCTTGACATGAAACATGGAGAGCTTTCCCAAGTTGATGTCCATGAG TATCTGGTGGAAGCCTATGCAGTGAAGGAAGCCAAGTTGGGGAAGACAAAGCTCATAAAACCCCTACTGATAGATGCTGAACCTAGGATGAAGGCAAGGTCGAGTACAATGGAATGGGGAGCAACGTGGTGGGATCAGTTATCAATTCTTTTTCGAAGGGGGCTTAAGGAGAGACGCCATGAATACTTTAGCTGCATACGTATAACGCAAGTTTTTTCAACTGCTATAGTCATGGGTTTACTGTGGTGGCGTTCTGATGCCTCCTCTCCTAAAGGACTTCAGGATCAG GCAGGGCTGTTATTCTTCATTTCGGTGTTTTGGGCATTCTTTCCAATGTTTACTGCCATTTTCACATTCCCTCAAGAGAGAGTGATGCTAGCTAAGGAAAGATCTGTAGGCATGTATAGGCTCAGTGCCTATTTGTTAGCCAGAATGATCAGTGATCTTCCTTTGGATCTCATCTTGCCTTTAGTGTTCCTTGTGATTGTCTATCTCATGGCAGGCTTGAAGTCCACATTTACAGCATTTTCTCTAACAATGCTTACAGTTTTCTTAAGTGTTGTTGCTGCCCAG GGCCTTGGCCTTACTATAGGAGCGGCATTCATGGATGTAAAGAAAGCCTCAACTCTGGCTTCTGTTATCATCATGACTTCCATGTTATCTGGTGGATTCTTTATCCAG AAAGTTCCAGTTTTTATGTCATGG GTTCATCATGTAAGTCCCCTTTCAAAGGATTGA
- the LOC107952010 gene encoding ABC transporter G family member 22 isoform X7, whose translation MEGKQYSECQIQNFEDSKLAVTEKDPIMRIKQPGDEIQEGMHGCEEKTTSDTKSWSTGFLMNMESTVAEIDCVSIGVSSNDIDLSVLHPDGSSLPIMGKSSLSEADDEESESHTWKKLGFEPTLPICLKFEDVTYKVTVKGEKTPDANKYILHEITGLVHPGEVLALMGPSGGGKTTLLNLLSGRIKLDSGTITYNNQPYSKSLKWRIGFVLQDDVAFPHLTVKETLTYAALLRLPNTLTMQQKKERATCVISELGLERCQNTVVGGTFLRGISGGERKRVCIANEILLNPSLLLLDEPTSGLDSTTALQIVKMLRNIARSGKTVVTTIHQPSSRLFSKFDKLILLGKGSSLYFGKASDAMLYFSSMGCSPLIAMNPAEFLTDLANGNIKDKSVPSDLEDKFFPRNNSLDMKHGELSQVDVHEYLVEAYAVKEAKLGKTKLIKPLLIDAEPRMKARSSTMEWGATWWDQLSILFRRGLKERRHEYFSCIRITQVFSTAIVMGLLWWRSDASSPKGLQDQATICYMCLQGCYSSFRCFGHSFQCLLPFSHSLKRE comes from the exons ATGGAAGGAAAGCAGTACTCTGAGTGTCAAATTCAGAATTTCGAGGATTCAAAGTTGGCAGTGACTGAGAAGGATCCGATCATGAGGATTAAGCAGCCAGGAGATGAAATACAGGAAGGGATGCATGGCTGTGAGGAGAAAACAACAAGCGACACCAAGTCATGGAGCACCGGATTCTTGATGAATATGGAGAGCACGGTTGCTGAGATAGATTGTGTTAGTATAGGAGTTTCCAGCAATGATATAGACTTATCTGTCTTACATCCTGATGGCTCATCTCTACCAATTATGGgtaaat CGAGTCTGTCTGAGGCAGATGATGAAGAATCAGAATCGCACACTTGGAAGAAATTAGGATTCGAGCCTACATTACCAATATGTCTAAAG TTTGAAGATGTCACATACAAAGTAACAGTTAAAGGTGAGAAAACCCCCGATGCGAACAAGTACATACTTCATGAAATAACTGGATTGGTACATCCAGGAGAGGTTCTTGCTCTGATGGGACCATCAGGAGGTGGAAAGACAACTCTTCTTAATCTACTCAGTGGAAGAATAAAGTTGGATAGCGGTACCATTACTTACAATAATCAACCGTATTCCAAGTCACTCAAATGGAG GATTGGCTTTGTGCTCCAAGATGATGTTGCCTTCCCTCATCTTACAGTCAAGGAAACTCTAACATATGCGGCTCTGCTCCGTCTCCCAAATACCTTAACCATGCAGCAGAAGAAGGAAAGGGCTACTTGTGTCATTAGCGAGCTAGGCCTTGAAAG GTGCCAAAATACAGTGGTTGGTGGCACATTTTTGAGGGGAATTTCTGGTGGTGAAAGGAAAAGGGTCTGCATTGCCAATGAAATTCTTCTTAATCCATCACTTCTATTATTAGATGAACCAACTTCAGGTTTGGATTCAACAACTGCCCTTCAAATTGTTAAGATGTTACGAAACATTGCACGG TCTGGAAAGACAGTGGTGACTACAATACATCAGCCATCTAGTAGACTATTTAGTAAGTTTGACAAGCTGATTCTCTTGGGTAAAGGCAGTTCCTTGTACTTTGGCAAGGCTTCGGACGCCATGCTATATTTCTCTTCAATGGGCTGTTCTCCATTGATAGCCATGAATCCAGCAGAATTTCTTACTGATTTGGCAAATGGGAACATAAAAGACAAATCAGTTCCATCAGATTTGGAAGACAAGTTTTTCCCTAGAAACAACAGCCTTGACATGAAACATGGAGAGCTTTCCCAAGTTGATGTCCATGAG TATCTGGTGGAAGCCTATGCAGTGAAGGAAGCCAAGTTGGGGAAGACAAAGCTCATAAAACCCCTACTGATAGATGCTGAACCTAGGATGAAGGCAAGGTCGAGTACAATGGAATGGGGAGCAACGTGGTGGGATCAGTTATCAATTCTTTTTCGAAGGGGGCTTAAGGAGAGACGCCATGAATACTTTAGCTGCATACGTATAACGCAAGTTTTTTCAACTGCTATAGTCATGGGTTTACTGTGGTGGCGTTCTGATGCCTCCTCTCCTAAAGGACTTCAGGATCAGGCAACTATATGTTACATGTGCTT GCAGGGCTGTTATTCTTCATTTCGGTGTTTTGGGCATTCTTTCCAATGTTTACTGCCATTTTCACATTCCCTCAAGAGAGAGTGA